In one Actinomyces trachealis genomic region, the following are encoded:
- the serC gene encoding 3-phosphoserine/phosphohydroxythreonine transaminase, whose product MRVHNFSAGPAQLPLAVLEQAAAELTDWRGGMSVLEVSHRGKDFVECAADAEATMRRLAGIPENYKVLFLQGGATGQFAAIPMNLTQRGDKVAAIRTGQWSKKAITEAGRMGVEAVVVADESASSYTTTPAPGSFTVPTNTKYLYYCANETIGGVTMPYIPTEEAASVPLVADFSSMYLSRPVDVEKFGVIFGGAQKNLGPAGLTVNIVREDLLGHAREDVPAVWDWKVMADNDSMLNTPPTFSIYLFGLILQWIEDQGGLAALGERNDAKAQRLYDVIDASSFYNNPVEPRSRSAMNIPFTLTDPTLDADFLAGANAAGLTNLKGHRSVGGMRASLYNAMTDDGVTALIDYMTEFERTHA is encoded by the coding sequence ATGCGTGTTCACAACTTCTCTGCCGGACCCGCCCAACTACCTCTCGCCGTCCTTGAGCAGGCTGCCGCCGAACTCACCGACTGGCGCGGAGGAATGAGTGTCCTAGAGGTCTCCCACCGAGGCAAGGATTTTGTGGAGTGTGCTGCGGACGCTGAGGCCACCATGCGCCGTCTGGCTGGCATTCCCGAGAACTACAAGGTCCTGTTCCTGCAGGGCGGCGCCACCGGCCAGTTCGCCGCCATTCCCATGAACCTCACCCAGCGTGGGGACAAAGTGGCCGCCATTCGCACCGGCCAGTGGTCCAAGAAAGCCATCACCGAGGCTGGGCGCATGGGTGTGGAGGCCGTCGTGGTGGCTGACGAGTCTGCCAGCTCCTACACCACCACCCCTGCCCCTGGCTCCTTCACCGTCCCCACCAACACCAAGTACCTCTACTACTGCGCCAATGAGACTATCGGCGGCGTCACCATGCCCTACATCCCTACCGAGGAGGCCGCCAGCGTGCCCCTGGTGGCCGACTTCTCCTCCATGTACCTGTCCCGGCCCGTGGACGTAGAGAAGTTCGGAGTGATCTTTGGTGGCGCCCAGAAGAACCTGGGCCCCGCGGGCTTGACAGTCAACATCGTCCGTGAGGACCTACTGGGTCACGCCCGCGAGGACGTGCCCGCCGTATGGGACTGGAAGGTCATGGCGGACAACGACTCCATGCTCAACACCCCACCCACCTTCTCCATCTACCTCTTTGGTCTGATCCTGCAATGGATCGAGGACCAGGGCGGCCTGGCCGCCCTGGGGGAGCGCAACGACGCCAAGGCTCAACGCCTCTACGACGTCATCGATGCCTCCAGCTTCTACAACAATCCGGTGGAGCCGCGCTCCCGCTCCGCCATGAACATCCCCTTCACCCTGACTGACCCGACCCTGGACGCCGACTTCCTAGCTGGGGCCAACGCCGCGGGGCTCACCAACCTCAAGGGGCACAGGTCGGTGGGCGGCATGCGCGCTTCCCTCTACAACGCCATGACCGACGACGGCGTCACCGCCCTGATCGACTATATGACCGAATTCGAGCGCACCCATGCCTGA
- a CDS encoding phosphoglycerate dehydrogenase, which translates to MTVIPAPTERFRVKTLNAISGSGLTRFPAETYEVGDAVENPHALLLRSAKLHDTPIPDSVLAVGRAGAGTNNIPVAAMTERGVPVFNTPGANANAVKELVLAGLFIASRNLIPAARFAHELEGDDATIAKAVEAGKKQFVGFELPGKTLGVIGLGAIGVQVANAALGLGLKVVGFDPAISVDHAWNLSAEVERAQSMEEVFKRADILTVHVPLIDATRGLISTQRLALMRHSAVILNFARAEIVDEPAIISALDQGYLAGYVCDFPSNAVHKHPKCISLPHLGASTKEAERNCAIMAVDELRGFLEDGQVHNSVNFPEAVMAREPGTHRLVIVNRNVPNMVGQVSTLVAQHGQNIANLLNRSRGDLAVTLVDIDGPVNPGGLEELRGIDGVLSARVIPA; encoded by the coding sequence ATGACCGTTATTCCTGCCCCCACCGAGCGTTTCCGCGTCAAAACCCTTAACGCTATCTCTGGCTCTGGCCTGACCCGCTTCCCCGCTGAAACCTATGAGGTGGGCGACGCCGTCGAGAACCCACACGCCCTGCTGCTGCGCTCCGCCAAGCTCCACGACACCCCCATCCCCGACTCCGTGCTCGCGGTGGGCCGCGCCGGAGCTGGCACCAACAACATCCCTGTGGCCGCCATGACTGAGCGCGGCGTACCCGTGTTCAACACGCCCGGCGCCAACGCCAACGCTGTCAAGGAGCTGGTGCTTGCCGGCTTGTTCATCGCCTCGCGCAATCTGATCCCGGCGGCGCGCTTTGCTCACGAGCTTGAAGGCGACGATGCCACCATCGCTAAAGCCGTTGAAGCTGGCAAGAAGCAGTTCGTGGGTTTTGAGCTGCCTGGCAAGACTTTGGGAGTGATTGGCCTGGGCGCTATCGGCGTGCAGGTAGCAAACGCTGCCCTGGGCCTAGGCCTGAAGGTAGTGGGCTTTGATCCTGCCATCAGTGTGGACCACGCCTGGAACCTGTCCGCGGAGGTGGAGCGCGCCCAGAGCATGGAGGAGGTCTTCAAACGTGCCGACATCCTCACCGTGCATGTGCCGCTGATTGATGCCACCCGGGGATTGATCTCCACTCAACGCCTAGCCCTCATGCGGCATAGCGCCGTCATCTTGAACTTTGCGCGGGCGGAGATCGTGGACGAGCCAGCCATCATCTCGGCCCTGGACCAGGGCTACCTGGCCGGGTACGTCTGCGACTTCCCCTCCAACGCCGTGCACAAGCACCCCAAGTGCATCTCTCTGCCTCACTTGGGCGCCTCCACCAAGGAGGCTGAGCGCAATTGCGCGATCATGGCGGTGGACGAGTTGCGCGGCTTCCTGGAGGACGGGCAGGTGCACAACTCCGTGAACTTCCCTGAGGCCGTAATGGCGCGTGAGCCGGGCACGCACCGCCTGGTGATTGTGAATCGCAATGTGCCCAATATGGTGGGTCAGGTCTCCACTCTGGTGGCGCAGCATGGGCAGAATATTGCGAACTTGCTCAACCGGTCTCGGGGGGACCTGGCGGTTACGCTGGTGGATATTGACGGGCCGGTGAACCCTGGTGGCTTGGAGGAGCTACGTGGAATCGACGGCGTACTCTCCGCACGCGTCATCCCGGCCTGA